From the Dermacentor variabilis isolate Ectoservices chromosome 5, ASM5094787v1, whole genome shotgun sequence genome, the window GTTCCAACTGGTGATAGTCGTGACGCAAACATGTACCGCCTTGCTCACCTTTTGGAAGTGCTGCGCTGTCTTTTCGATGACGGGGCGCTTCCCCTCTGGGTACGGGGGGTTGCCAGCGGACCGTTAGAGCATATAGACCCCGACACGTGGAGGCCGGGGAAGCCTGCTGCTCAGGGGAGCCCGCTGCCGGACCGAACCACGAGCTCGGACTCATCGTCTGGTACGATTCCTGCGCACCGACAAAAGGAAGATAATTCGTTTCGATACCATCCGTCCATAATTCCAAAAGTGGCGTATAGGTCAAGGCTTCGATTTTGTCACATTGCATACTTGTAGTGCCTTCGACAGCATCACTAATTCTGCAAGAACGTAATTGCCCTCCGCGAAAGGCGTTTCTCAATATGGTTTGGTTCTTTTAGTTTCCGCCTACCCGTGCAGCTTTAGTCATAACACGTTCATATTCCCACTGCGTTCTTGCTTTCAAATATGCGTGTGTGATGTTGGCAACAACCTGCTGAAGGTAGGGGTGTTTTACGAATATTAAAACTAATAATAAAATTTTGCTAATTAGAATACCACACGATTGTGAAATCGGTCCTGCCCGCCAAGTCGTCTTACACGGCCACCGTATAGTTTTGCGTACACGAGCGTACATCAGAATTCATTATACGTAGTCTATCATATATACGCTGTCGCAGAAACCCATCAGCAGGCGCATCACCCTGTTCTTCGTACAAGTATTCCGTGGACAGAGTCCCACGATCGCTTCTTTCGCCATGTGGCTATTGCACGAACACGGCGCAATAACGAAAACCAACGAACAGCATCAGGTAAGCGCCACTTCAACCACTTGGCAACGGGGCCGGCGCACAGGGATTTCTACGGTCTATTTACGGTTCTATCGGAGAGACAAGTTCACAGACATCGGGTGTCGCGAGATCGCTGGATATCCATGCATACATTATTTGGAGCTTGTCTTTAAGTGTGCAAGTGTTAACTCTAAGTGTGACCAGCATGATGCAACTTTCCACTGAGGGCAGCAAACATAGACAGCGAGTATATTTAGTTTCTTGGCGACACGGCTGCTCCATAAGCACTGCATGGCTCCCGATAGCGCTGCCAGCCTAAATGAATGAACGAATAGCGTAATAGTTGCCGCTCATCGGGCAACTCACGTTTTTGGCTTACCAGTGCGCAACGGATGCTACCAAGACTCCAAGGGACTGCTTAAGGAATCTGTTTCAGAGGTAACGAGCTAACAGAACCGTGCAGCGTGATGTCTTTTCTGTCAACGCTTCATCTGTCGTCGAAACTCTAAAAGGGGCACGCAGATGGCAAGTGAAAAGGCAAAGCTGAGCTGGAGTCATAGAAACATCGTTGACGAGGTCTAAATGCTTTTAAAGCCGAGAGCGCCCGTGCGCCTTGTCAACTGCAGCGGTTATCGCGCGGCGCATGATGAACGACTTCCGGTGGCATTGGCATGTTTATACGGAAGCAGATAGGGGCGCCCCGTAATTATCGGTGCGCTTTTCCCGCGCTTTTGCGGAGCAGCAGTCCTGTATAGGAGCTGTTCGCAGGATCGCGTACATCACTCCTAGGGTAGCTGACATTCTATCTTGACAACGTTGGCTGATGACAGCGTTGGGGACTACAGCTGGGAGCATACTTACCAGCACTGCGCACGGCTTGTGAACTTGGACGTCGTACATTCCGGGGTAATCGACCGATGCTGCTTCCACGTCGCTGTTTCGAAGTCCAGTCGGTATCGGCGTTCTGGGTGGTCTGGAGCTGGCTTATGAAGCTGATGTCTTCGGTGCAACAATACGTCAGTTTAGTTCCAAGGCTTCCGAGTCCGCACGTCGTTTCAGGAAATCAGTTACACAGAGTCTGATCTGGACCCCGATGCGCACGTATCACATCCGCAGCACTCCGATAGCTGTACCTCCGCCACCAAGACCGCGACGCAGCTCGGCAACGAGTCGCTCCGCATCCAACCACGGGTCTGGGGTCACTACTGCCTCCGATGCTCTCGTTTGGGCCGCAACCATGCTTCACAGTCCCCTTTCCCGTTTTTCCTCCTCTCTCCCCTCGTTTCCTTTCTCTCGGTCTGCGCTATTTCCTCTGCCGTCctcgtttcctttcttctttgcaCCAGGAGCTCCTCtccttcatccccccccccctcccggcaaAGGTGTGCGGCGTCCCCCCGGCGGCCGTCTACCCGCGGTTGGTTTCCGCCCGGGGCAGCTGGCGCGTCGTTTTCGCtcctggcagcggcggcagcccgCGTCCGGGCCACCTGTCCACGTCACGTGGttgcagccgccgccgccacagCGAGAAACAGCTGTCGCGGGAGACGAGCGCGCGCCACCGGACGAGGGGGGTGCTTTGCCGCGAGAGCCGCATCCTGCGCcctcgcagagcgcgcgcgcgcgcgtcatcTTGATGTGCACTGCTGCTTGCTCCACTTCCGTCTTCGCGAAACACTCCCTCCGCTCTATCCGCCACCTTTTGTTGTCCACCCTCGCCCCTTGCCCAGTCCTCTGCACGCGCCGGCCCTTTTCTTGGCGAGGTGGTCCTCTCTCGCAACAAGTTCGGTATCGTCGTCTATTCTCTCGCTAAACGGTGGACTGCTCCTCGTGGTGCATCCCCCCTCCCCAAGACTCTCTCACTCGTTTCTTCTCACCGGCCCGCGTCTAATTCTCTCGGCCGCTTCTTTGGGGTGTTGCACTGTTTTCCCTCCCCCTTCCTCCTTGGCCGGTTTGTCGATGCCGCGCGGCCGAAAGTGGAACGGCCGGCGACCCACATTCGGGGCCCACACCTTGCTGCGTGTAATGTAGGTCTCTGGACACTGGCGTCTGCGGCGGAGAGGCGCCCCTATATTTCGAGCAGCCGACGGGCCGTGGCCGTTGGCCGCATCTTCGCAAGCAAGCAGCTTGTTTTGACCTGTCGGCCAAGTGCTAAGTAAGAGCAGGGTTGGGCGTGCATCCGCTTGTTCCGCGAAGAAAAGTGACGTGGTTTTCGCCCACTGTGCAGCGcaaaagaagaataaagaaaaaataaagggggTCTCCAGAATTCAGTGGCTTCAACAGCTGTTGTGCGAACCCCACTCCTCGATAAGTTTAGAGGCCCTCACATGATCATGTGAAGAAACCCTGTCTTCCGGCCTGATAACCGCAGTTTCCCAACTCGTAACTTCTGTTCGCAGTAAAATACCCGTCTTGTCTCACTCCGTTCATTCGTtgattcatctttttttttctttttttttttcagaaaggttGGCGAAGGGTGGTTTAGGTGCCTGTGTTGGGGCCATATGCGCGGTACAGCCAACGCTATAAGTAACATGGGTTCGTAGAATATTGTGAGTAGCTTCGTTCAGACCTTAAAATATTGTCAGTCCACTGTAGCTAGCATAGTGCAGTGAAACCCGCTTATAATGAGCCGCAGTCATAGTAAGCATTTACAACGGCACGCCGACGATCTGCGCATTACTCGCGGACATTGTCCGTGCACAAAGATAGTCAGTGTCTGCACTATGAATTATTTATTATACAAATGATCGAAGTGTTGCTACAAGTTGCCGGTGAATCAGCAGCATTAAAGTACAGCGGTGCAGGACTCTTCATAAACAAATTCATAGCAGAAGCAGCGTCTTCGCTGTACGAGCGTTTTCTCTAAGAGTGCTGGAGTCCTCTCACATTCATTTAAACACATCACGCCCAATCCGTTGGCGTCGCCGGTACAGGCATGATAATTATACTCCTCGATGGAACTGAAGGAAAGTAATGGCGTCAGCTAGCTCTTACGCGATGCGTGTATACTTAGAGTTCGTAATTTTCTATCGAAAGTACAGAGCGAGATGACAGTGCTAACATTACGAGTGAATTCAAAGGAAGAGGAGTTTCTGCGATAATTGCAGCTCATGTGCGGCAGCCCAGATAAATGCGGATAAAgttaaaaaaagtttatttttacGCAGCAGAAGCGCTTTTTTAAGCCCTGTAAGGTACAATTAATTAAACATTCTTGTTTATTGTTCTTCCTAGATCGCGTTTCTTAGCACCTCGTTCGGGAAATGGCCAGGTATCCCTCAGGCGTTAATTATAGGTTGAGAGAAATGCAGGCTACTCAGCAAGCATCTCGTGATTCTGGCAGGGCATAACTACACACGCCTTTTCCTTTGTTTGTCTGTTTCTTTGTTGTCCTCtgtgtgcacgcgcgcgcgcgcgtttgtgtgtgtgtgtgtgtgtgtgtgtgtgtgtgtgtgtgtgtgtgtgtgtgtgtgtgtgtgtgagtgtgagtgtgtgtgtgtgtgtgtgtgtgtgtgtgtgtgtgtgtgtgtgtgtgtgtgtgtgtgtgtgtgtgtgcttgttcgCTGGGTCTGAGGCAGAAAGGTGGGCGGTTCCGACCACGTTTACGTCCGCCGCTGCGGCGGTTGGCGACGGATGCTGCGGACCACAACTTGCCGCCCGAGGGACGTTGCAGCGACGGCTGCACTGCGGCTTCGCTTCACTAACAAGAGCGAAAGAAGAACAAACTCATTTACCGGACGGCGCAATACCGCATCGCCTGTTTCGAACAGTTATAAGCGGAAAGCGAAAGCGTAACCTGGCGAGGGAACCCCACACTGGTCGGCCAGCGGTACACCCGCTGTGTCCACGGATGAGGTGGCAAGCGTGGCGGCCGTTACGTTGCATACGGGGCGTTTAGCGGAAACAAGCTacgaagagacaaaaaaaaaaaagcaagcaagaacGCTGGCAGAAGCAGGCTGCAGTCCGAACGGAAGCACCATCTCCTCCGGTGCTTCATTTCCGGCGATCAAAAGGGCTCTTCCGGTGGGCTGCCGGggcagcgcgc encodes:
- the edl gene encoding ETS-domain lacking isoform X1 → MYDVQVHKPCAVLESYQTMSPSSWFGPAAGSPEQQASPASTCRGLYALTVRWQPPVPRGEAPRHRKDSAALPKDPRQWSREDVAVWLVHVMDQHRLPAVSTDRFLMNGKALCLMTMEMFVQRVPLGGKLLYKDFQLRLSNVLYN